A region from the Enterobacter roggenkampii genome encodes:
- a CDS encoding HNH endonuclease, with the protein MTIAKSLSQKIAGMKTAWYNKAPALNKPLLVLYVLSQYKKGHERLFQFQDEIQDQLRDLLKRYGPKRSNYEVLMPFWRLKHDGFWALEGTDPALLKSPDEPRLQTVLDNNVHGGFDVASFSLLQAKKRLIDSLAKQVVEQYLPVEFHSALFQELGFETPEPFEVNESQNDRIAFVQPDIDIITHDLSIDETTRTALIHARIGQGIFRAECLKLYPACPVTGITFQPLLRASHIKPWSVCQTAKERLDPHNGLMLAAHIDTLFDSGWISFANEGDVLISNHLDFGTCDKLSLPEKIIALPKPSYNYLQWHRQNVFKG; encoded by the coding sequence ATGACCATCGCAAAATCTCTTAGTCAAAAAATTGCCGGGATGAAAACAGCTTGGTACAACAAAGCACCAGCGTTGAATAAACCCTTACTTGTTCTGTATGTTCTTTCCCAGTACAAGAAAGGCCATGAGCGGCTTTTCCAGTTCCAGGATGAAATACAAGATCAACTACGAGATTTGCTAAAACGCTACGGGCCAAAACGCAGCAACTATGAAGTTCTTATGCCATTCTGGCGGTTAAAGCATGATGGCTTCTGGGCACTGGAAGGAACAGACCCTGCTCTACTTAAAAGCCCTGATGAACCGAGGCTGCAGACGGTCTTAGATAACAACGTGCACGGTGGCTTTGATGTTGCTTCCTTTTCTCTATTACAGGCTAAGAAACGCTTAATTGACTCGTTGGCAAAACAGGTGGTTGAACAATATTTACCCGTTGAATTTCACTCTGCGTTGTTCCAAGAGCTGGGATTTGAAACACCTGAGCCATTTGAGGTAAATGAAAGCCAGAACGATCGTATCGCTTTCGTTCAACCAGACATTGATATTATCACTCATGACCTCTCGATAGATGAAACAACCCGAACAGCATTGATTCATGCCAGAATCGGACAGGGTATTTTTCGGGCTGAGTGCTTAAAACTTTACCCTGCCTGCCCTGTAACAGGGATTACCTTTCAGCCATTACTGAGAGCGAGCCATATCAAGCCCTGGTCCGTATGCCAAACTGCGAAAGAAAGATTAGATCCGCATAACGGTCTCATGCTGGCGGCTCATATTGATACTTTATTTGACTCTGGCTGGATTTCATTCGCTAATGAAGGTGACGTTCTGATAAGCAATCACCTTGATTTTGGTACATGCGACAAGCTGAGTTTGCCAGAAAAAATCATTGCGTTACCGAAACCTTCATACAACTATTTACAATGGCATAGGCAAAATGTTTTTAAGGGTTAA